A DNA window from Altererythrobacter sp. B11 contains the following coding sequences:
- a CDS encoding MFS transporter, which produces MTAQTFDIQQFVDRQPLRPVHFTVLALCTLILFIDGFDVFLLGKIAPAVAEDFGIPVEGMTSVFVAQQVGLAIGAFGIGPITDRWGRRSTLMVAAAFFGPLTLALAFVNSLALFAVLRGISGLFLGGLLPVALALIAETVPKARRATFLSIAMAGYSLGAAAGAAVAAWLIDRLGWESGFLIGGIVPILLLPVMHFLLPESLPFRVRRQHSRGRICATLRRLDPSVPLTGEERFVLEESRLGANDTGGVFDIFRSGRAPATLLLWAAAFLSMGNIALMASWMPSFFFEMAGVPIQDFAKVAVLGVFGGFLGSLTVGWFIDKFSATGVLIAFYLLNSLLIVLLGTVGFGSLLFVAVLIVWQFSQTGGQAGLNAYLAQFYPTAVRGTGFSWAGGAGRIGGVVSPFLGGLALASHLDLGTTFRLLAAIPLGVAALVLILRISTRPGAAGRRPAEQAA; this is translated from the coding sequence GTGACCGCGCAGACGTTCGACATACAGCAGTTCGTGGACCGGCAGCCGCTGCGGCCGGTCCACTTCACTGTGCTGGCCCTGTGCACCTTGATCCTGTTCATCGACGGGTTCGACGTCTTCCTCCTCGGCAAGATCGCACCGGCGGTGGCGGAGGATTTCGGCATACCGGTGGAAGGCATGACCTCCGTGTTCGTCGCGCAGCAGGTGGGGCTGGCGATCGGGGCATTCGGCATCGGGCCGATTACCGACCGCTGGGGGCGCCGATCCACGCTGATGGTCGCGGCGGCATTCTTCGGCCCGCTCACCCTGGCGCTCGCATTCGTCAATTCGCTCGCCCTCTTCGCCGTCCTGCGCGGCATATCCGGCCTGTTCCTCGGCGGGTTGCTGCCGGTGGCGCTGGCCTTGATTGCCGAAACGGTGCCCAAGGCACGGCGGGCGACCTTCCTGTCCATCGCCATGGCCGGCTATAGCCTGGGTGCTGCCGCCGGCGCGGCGGTGGCCGCATGGCTGATCGACCGGCTGGGGTGGGAAAGCGGCTTCCTGATCGGCGGCATCGTGCCGATCCTGTTGCTGCCGGTGATGCATTTCCTCTTGCCGGAATCGCTCCCCTTCCGCGTCCGGCGCCAGCACTCGCGGGGCCGCATCTGCGCCACGCTGCGGCGGCTGGACCCCTCCGTGCCGCTGACGGGTGAAGAGCGCTTCGTCCTGGAGGAAAGCAGGCTGGGCGCGAATGACACCGGCGGCGTGTTCGATATCTTTCGCAGCGGACGAGCGCCGGCCACCCTGCTGCTGTGGGCCGCCGCCTTCCTGAGCATGGGCAATATCGCGCTGATGGCATCCTGGATGCCCAGCTTCTTCTTCGAAATGGCCGGGGTGCCGATCCAGGATTTCGCCAAGGTGGCCGTGCTCGGCGTGTTCGGCGGCTTTCTCGGTTCGCTTACCGTGGGCTGGTTTATCGACAAGTTCTCGGCAACCGGCGTGCTCATCGCATTTTACCTGCTGAACTCGCTGCTGATCGTCCTCCTCGGCACGGTGGGCTTCGGGTCGCTGCTGTTCGTCGCGGTGCTGATCGTCTGGCAGTTTTCGCAGACGGGCGGGCAGGCAGGCCTCAATGCATATCTTGCCCAGTTCTACCCCACCGCCGTCCGCGGCACCGGATTCAGCTGGGCGGGCGGCGCGGGCCGTATCGGCGGCGTGGTGAGCCCCTTCCTCGGTGGGCTTGCGCTGGCCTCTCATCTCGATCTCGGCACGACCTTCCGGCTGCTGGCGGCAATTCCGCTGGGCGTGGCGGCGCTCGTGCTGATCCTGCGGATTTCGACGCGGCCCGGAGCGGCCGGACGCCGGCCTGCCGAACAGGCGGCATGA
- a CDS encoding YggT family protein, translating to MITLIGVLSMIVNAIIILVIIQFVIGLLLSFNVINSSNQFLMQIYSSINALMEPLLRPIRRILPDTGAIDFSPLVLIIGLRILIYVLADIAFRY from the coding sequence TTGATTACCCTCATCGGCGTTTTGAGCATGATCGTGAATGCGATCATCATCCTGGTGATTATCCAGTTCGTGATCGGGCTGCTTCTTTCCTTCAACGTGATCAATTCCAGCAACCAGTTCCTGATGCAGATCTACAGCTCCATCAATGCGCTGATGGAGCCGCTGCTGCGGCCGATCCGCCGCATCCTGCCGGATACGGGCGCCATCGACTTTTCGCCGCTGGTGCTGATCATCGGCCTGCGCATCCTGATCTATGTGCTGGCCGACATTGCCTTCCGTTACTGA
- a CDS encoding TonB-dependent receptor domain-containing protein yields the protein MRISEGLPTPLGRRMASGIAIACGLLASPALAQDTGDDTTVNEAAATVSENPIIVTGSRIARDTFKTATPVTVIDADAIQDQAAINIADALNDLPSFRPQATPATTAIFIGNAGANLADLRGLGAQRTLVLVNGRRFVPGTVAGSGNSPGFVVDLNTIPTALVARTDVVTGGASAAYGSDAVAGVVNLILDNEFQGIRGTAQYGISEEGDNEQYFVSAAYGTAFGEGRGHFIIGGEYADSKGVGDCYTRSWCAVSYGPVSNPIPQVNGLPRQLILPGARTSTASFNGLFNSGPFAGNEILPDGTLVPHDYGTYYGAPIYQSGGSMDPANGFYLEFPLVSPVKRYNVLARASYEFSPAFKPFVEASYAHIEGDTVGAQSRNLGLSTTDIGIAADNAYLSDDLRQQLATAGVPVVRFGRIGNDLGHSIGTVKREVFGIAAGAEGDLGNGFSWDFSYQYGQTDYTQRGYNTRKNREFFWAVDAVDEGRLLTGSANGNIVCRQVALGNPAAAGCRPLNLFGENNFDPAARDYAYGTVRQDTTLKRQVAAANISGDLFNLPGGAFGFATGVEYRVEDADGTTDPDSAANNFYTSPGAAISGSAIKVKEGYVELAAPLLADRPFASLLELNGAVRVTDYSTSGTEYTWKVGGTWEPVPGLRFRATRSRDIRAPNFFELYNPTVASFQFLIDPQDPTGASSLTSVALSGNAGLRPERADTLTAGVVVSPFAGFNLALDYYDIRLDDVISTLGGQTILNRCESGATDLCDLVTRGPTGSLVSINNTLLNLNQLKTKGIDIEASYRLPLGPGNLTLRALGTYAFELITVDQAGETDRAGQNGSPVSQESGVPDFTGRFFAQYETKSWEVGLEAEYISGGRYNVTQIGPDEDGYAPTLPNSISDNSIEDYWYFDARFAFRPIIERPELEVFMRIDNLFDRDPPNNIPSSYGVTNPVLYDVVGRMYRLGVRFEY from the coding sequence ATGAGGATATCTGAAGGGCTTCCGACGCCGCTGGGCCGCAGGATGGCGAGCGGCATCGCCATCGCCTGCGGGCTTCTGGCGAGCCCCGCGCTGGCGCAGGACACCGGCGACGATACCACGGTGAACGAGGCGGCTGCCACGGTCAGCGAAAATCCGATCATCGTCACCGGCTCGCGCATCGCGCGCGACACTTTCAAGACGGCGACGCCCGTCACCGTGATCGATGCGGATGCCATCCAGGACCAGGCCGCAATCAACATCGCCGACGCGCTGAACGACCTGCCTAGCTTCCGCCCGCAGGCGACGCCCGCCACCACCGCGATCTTCATCGGCAATGCCGGTGCCAACCTGGCGGATTTGCGCGGCCTTGGTGCACAGCGCACGCTGGTCCTCGTCAACGGGCGCCGGTTCGTGCCGGGCACGGTGGCCGGATCGGGCAATTCGCCGGGTTTCGTGGTTGACCTGAACACCATCCCCACCGCGCTGGTGGCGCGCACCGATGTGGTGACCGGCGGCGCTTCGGCCGCCTATGGCTCCGATGCGGTGGCCGGCGTGGTCAACCTCATCCTCGACAATGAATTCCAGGGCATTCGCGGCACGGCGCAATACGGCATCAGCGAAGAGGGCGACAACGAGCAGTATTTTGTCTCCGCCGCCTATGGCACCGCCTTCGGCGAAGGGCGGGGCCACTTCATCATCGGCGGTGAATATGCCGACAGCAAGGGCGTGGGGGATTGCTACACCCGCAGCTGGTGCGCCGTCAGCTATGGGCCGGTGTCCAATCCGATCCCGCAGGTGAACGGCCTGCCGCGCCAGCTCATCCTGCCGGGCGCGCGTACCTCCACCGCCAGCTTCAACGGTCTGTTCAACTCCGGCCCCTTTGCCGGCAACGAGATCCTGCCCGACGGTACGCTGGTGCCGCACGACTACGGCACATATTACGGCGCGCCGATCTATCAGTCGGGCGGCAGCATGGACCCGGCCAACGGCTTCTACCTCGAATTCCCGCTGGTCTCCCCGGTGAAGCGGTACAATGTGCTGGCGCGGGCGAGCTATGAATTCAGCCCGGCGTTCAAACCCTTCGTCGAAGCCAGCTACGCGCATATCGAAGGCGACACAGTCGGCGCGCAGTCGCGCAACCTGGGCCTCAGCACGACCGACATCGGCATCGCGGCGGACAACGCCTATCTGTCGGACGACTTGCGTCAGCAACTCGCCACGGCAGGCGTCCCGGTGGTGCGGTTCGGCCGCATCGGCAACGATCTTGGCCATTCCATCGGCACCGTGAAGCGCGAGGTCTTCGGCATCGCCGCCGGCGCCGAGGGCGATCTCGGCAACGGGTTCAGCTGGGATTTCTCCTACCAGTACGGCCAGACGGATTACACGCAGCGCGGATACAACACGCGCAAGAACCGCGAATTCTTCTGGGCGGTCGATGCGGTGGACGAAGGGCGCCTGCTGACCGGCAGCGCCAATGGCAATATCGTCTGCCGCCAGGTGGCGCTGGGCAATCCCGCCGCCGCCGGCTGCCGGCCGTTGAACCTGTTCGGCGAGAACAATTTCGATCCCGCCGCGCGCGACTATGCCTATGGCACGGTGCGGCAGGACACCACGCTGAAGCGGCAGGTCGCGGCCGCCAATATCAGCGGCGATCTCTTCAACCTGCCCGGCGGCGCATTCGGTTTCGCCACGGGCGTCGAATATCGCGTGGAGGATGCCGATGGCACGACCGATCCGGATTCGGCGGCCAACAACTTCTACACCAGCCCCGGCGCGGCGATCTCCGGCTCGGCGATCAAGGTGAAGGAAGGCTATGTGGAACTGGCCGCGCCGCTGCTGGCGGACCGCCCCTTTGCCTCGCTGCTGGAGCTGAACGGCGCCGTGCGCGTGACCGACTACTCCACCAGCGGCACCGAATACACATGGAAGGTGGGCGGAACATGGGAGCCTGTGCCGGGCTTGCGCTTCCGCGCCACGCGCTCTCGCGATATCCGCGCGCCGAACTTCTTCGAGCTCTATAATCCGACTGTCGCCAGCTTCCAGTTCCTGATCGATCCGCAAGATCCGACCGGGGCCAGCTCGCTGACATCAGTCGCCCTCAGCGGCAATGCGGGTCTGCGGCCGGAGCGTGCCGATACGCTGACTGCCGGCGTGGTCGTGTCCCCCTTCGCCGGCTTCAACCTCGCGCTCGATTACTACGACATCAGGCTGGATGACGTGATTTCGACGCTGGGCGGCCAGACGATCCTCAATCGGTGCGAATCGGGGGCCACGGATCTGTGTGACCTGGTCACGCGCGGGCCGACCGGCAGCCTCGTGTCGATCAACAATACGCTGCTCAATCTCAACCAGTTGAAGACCAAGGGTATCGATATCGAGGCGAGCTATCGCCTGCCGCTCGGCCCGGGCAATCTGACCCTCCGCGCACTGGGCACCTATGCCTTCGAACTGATCACGGTCGATCAGGCCGGCGAAACCGACCGGGCAGGGCAGAACGGTTCGCCCGTGTCGCAGGAATCGGGCGTGCCCGATTTCACCGGGCGCTTCTTCGCGCAGTATGAGACGAAGAGCTGGGAAGTGGGGCTGGAGGCGGAATATATCTCCGGCGGGCGGTACAACGTCACGCAGATCGGCCCGGATGAGGATGGCTATGCCCCCACTCTCCCAAACAGCATCAGCGACAATTCGATCGAGGACTACTGGTATTTCGACGCGCGCTTCGCCTTCCGCCCGATCATCGAACGGCCGGAGCTGGAGGTGTTCATGCGGATCGACAACCTCTTCGATCGCGATCCGCCGAATAACATCCCGTCCAGCTACGGCGTAACCAACCCCGTGCTGTATGACGTGGTCGGCCGCATGTATCGCCTGGGCGTGCGCTTCGAATACTGA
- a CDS encoding LON peptidase substrate-binding domain-containing protein: MASARLSIFPLSGAILFPGLQLPLHIFEPRYRALVGDALARDRRIAMIQPQGPEERAPLFTVGCVGRIEDVEAAEDGRYNIVLHGESRFRLLRELEVKTPFRQVEGELIEDPKGEILSLGERAGFEQEARKFADLQGYSIDWDSVSRLDDLSLINGVSQIAPFDAAAKQALLETPDLASRCELLVQLMQFFGRSDPDEERVTLQ, from the coding sequence ATGGCGAGCGCGCGGCTTTCGATTTTCCCGCTGTCGGGGGCGATCCTGTTTCCCGGGCTGCAATTGCCGCTGCACATTTTCGAACCGCGATATCGCGCTCTGGTGGGCGATGCGCTGGCGCGGGACCGGCGCATCGCGATGATCCAGCCGCAAGGGCCGGAGGAGCGAGCGCCGCTGTTCACAGTGGGATGCGTCGGCCGGATCGAGGATGTCGAGGCGGCGGAGGACGGGCGCTACAACATCGTGCTGCACGGTGAATCCCGCTTCCGCCTGCTGCGCGAGCTGGAGGTCAAGACTCCCTTCCGCCAGGTGGAAGGCGAGCTGATCGAAGATCCCAAAGGGGAAATCCTGAGCCTGGGCGAAAGGGCCGGCTTCGAGCAGGAGGCGCGCAAATTCGCCGATCTCCAGGGCTATTCGATCGATTGGGATTCCGTGTCGCGGCTCGACGACCTCTCGCTGATCAACGGCGTCAGCCAGATCGCGCCGTTCGATGCTGCCGCCAAGCAGGCGCTGCTGGAAACGCCGGATCTCGCGAGCCGGTGCGAATTGCTGGTGCAGCTGATGCAGTTCTTCGGCCGGAGCGATCCCGACGAAGAGCGGGTAACTCTGCAATAA
- a CDS encoding MarC family protein: MLQVFLSAFITLFLVIDPPGCAPIYAGLVSEASSAQQRRMAVKAVLIAAAILLVFALFGEQLLGALHIQLNSFRIAGGVMLFLIALEMVFEKRTQRREERAEKIRATPEIEDVSVFPMAMPMLAGPGAIASIMLLMARAHGTEATMAILAALAAVMALTLVALLAAVPLMKLFGQDVETVVTRLLGVLLAALAIQFVIDGIRGSFL, translated from the coding sequence ATGCTGCAGGTCTTCCTGTCGGCGTTCATCACGCTGTTTCTGGTGATCGATCCGCCCGGTTGTGCGCCGATCTATGCCGGGCTGGTCAGCGAAGCCTCATCCGCCCAGCAGCGCCGCATGGCGGTGAAGGCGGTGCTGATTGCCGCGGCGATCCTGCTGGTCTTCGCGCTGTTCGGCGAGCAGCTGCTGGGCGCCCTGCACATCCAGCTCAATTCCTTCCGCATCGCCGGCGGCGTGATGCTGTTCCTGATCGCGCTGGAAATGGTGTTCGAAAAGCGCACCCAGCGGCGGGAGGAGCGCGCCGAGAAGATCCGCGCCACGCCCGAGATAGAGGATGTGTCCGTATTCCCCATGGCCATGCCGATGCTGGCGGGGCCGGGTGCGATCGCATCGATCATGCTGCTGATGGCCCGCGCCCACGGGACTGAAGCGACAATGGCGATCCTCGCCGCGCTTGCCGCCGTCATGGCGCTAACCCTAGTCGCCCTGCTCGCGGCGGTGCCGCTGATGAAGCTGTTCGGGCAGGATGTGGAGACAGTGGTGACCCGCCTGCTCGGCGTCTTGCTCGCCGCGCTGGCCATCCAGTTCGTGATAGATGGCATAAGGGGAAGTTTTCTCTAA
- a CDS encoding tetratricopeptide repeat protein, with protein MGLNLDEQKAVDRFRKDVVEPSRDKLVILDFWAEWCGPCKALAPMLEKVAAEYADKGVILAKLNVDEEQFIAAQFQVRSIPTVYAMFQGQPVADLTNARSESQLRQVLDQLLAQLPVKAGGEGGQDQPDLEQLVGMGEQVLAEGDAERAAGIFMQIAQMAPDNAGVQSGLIRSLLAAGRKDEAQAAFDALPEGMQADPLVAQAANALQLAGSGVDDGELQALRSAAAERPADLEAQFAFAQAVFAAGGRDEAADTLLKMIQAEPEWNEGAAKAKLLQIFEAVGLEDPWVSAQRRRLSLLLFG; from the coding sequence ATGGGCCTCAATCTGGACGAGCAGAAGGCAGTCGATCGGTTTCGCAAGGACGTGGTCGAACCCTCGCGCGACAAGCTCGTCATCCTCGATTTCTGGGCCGAGTGGTGCGGGCCGTGCAAGGCGCTGGCGCCCATGCTCGAGAAGGTCGCTGCGGAGTACGCCGACAAGGGCGTCATCCTGGCCAAGCTGAATGTGGACGAGGAGCAGTTCATCGCGGCGCAGTTCCAGGTCCGCTCCATCCCCACCGTCTATGCGATGTTCCAGGGCCAGCCGGTGGCGGACCTTACCAATGCGCGCAGCGAATCTCAGCTGCGCCAGGTGCTGGACCAGTTGCTGGCGCAGTTGCCGGTGAAGGCCGGCGGCGAAGGCGGGCAGGACCAGCCCGATCTCGAGCAGCTGGTCGGCATGGGCGAGCAGGTGCTGGCGGAAGGTGATGCGGAACGCGCTGCCGGCATCTTCATGCAGATCGCGCAGATGGCGCCCGACAATGCGGGTGTGCAGTCCGGGCTTATTCGTTCGCTGCTGGCGGCGGGGCGCAAGGATGAGGCGCAGGCGGCGTTCGATGCCCTGCCGGAAGGCATGCAGGCCGATCCGCTCGTTGCTCAGGCGGCCAATGCCCTGCAGCTCGCCGGAAGCGGCGTGGACGACGGCGAGTTGCAGGCGCTGCGCTCCGCCGCGGCGGAGCGCCCGGCCGACTTGGAGGCGCAATTCGCCTTCGCACAGGCCGTGTTCGCCGCCGGCGGACGTGACGAGGCCGCCGATACGCTGCTGAAGATGATCCAGGCCGAGCCGGAATGGAACGAAGGGGCTGCCAAGGCCAAGCTGCTGCAGATCTTCGAAGCCGTGGGGCTGGAGGATCCCTGGGTCTCCGCCCAGCGCCGGCGCCTTTCGCTGCTGCTGTTCGGCTGA
- a CDS encoding aromatic ring-hydroxylating dioxygenase subunit alpha, producing the protein MYPFRDGSFAVRNAWYVLAWGSEVTRQPLERWLLGEPVALYRKLDGGIAAIAGNCPHRHYPLAEGCLEGDSLRCPYHGLRFAADGQCDDIPSQSHVPRAYRARSYPVVQQWEWVWVWAGDPERADPSLLPADEEIRLNEEGFVYRPFYFHEIKARYQLLNDNLLDLTHLAFLHASTIGQRENSTTPDVREQTGRRLSSRREMKDVALAPASRLRHQGKVDRVSAMDFFAPGLHAGIDETRVASSDPERGGELLAAGRVYHAVTPATRDTTYYFFANGARSEEELDRKFELLKEPIAEDIHASEEIERILSRMEGPPRELLLKADAQAVQGRRLLQEMMDREQTAGTAAGGAAPEPARTG; encoded by the coding sequence TTGTATCCGTTCAGGGATGGGTCCTTTGCCGTGCGCAACGCATGGTATGTGCTCGCGTGGGGCTCTGAAGTGACGCGCCAGCCGCTGGAGCGCTGGCTGCTGGGGGAGCCGGTGGCGCTGTATCGTAAGCTGGACGGCGGGATCGCCGCCATCGCGGGCAATTGCCCCCATCGCCACTACCCGCTGGCGGAGGGCTGCCTGGAGGGCGACAGCCTGCGGTGCCCCTACCACGGACTGCGCTTTGCCGCCGATGGCCAGTGCGACGACATTCCCAGCCAGAGCCATGTACCGCGCGCCTACCGCGCGCGGTCCTATCCGGTGGTGCAGCAATGGGAATGGGTCTGGGTCTGGGCAGGTGATCCCGAGCGGGCGGACCCATCGCTGCTGCCCGCGGACGAGGAAATCCGCCTGAATGAGGAGGGGTTCGTCTACCGCCCATTCTATTTCCACGAGATCAAGGCGCGCTATCAACTGCTGAACGACAACCTGCTGGACCTCACGCATCTGGCCTTTCTCCATGCGAGCACCATTGGCCAGCGGGAGAACTCCACCACCCCGGATGTGCGCGAACAGACGGGGCGGCGGCTGAGCAGCCGGCGGGAAATGAAGGACGTTGCGCTCGCCCCCGCGTCGCGGTTGCGCCACCAGGGGAAGGTGGACCGCGTGTCGGCCATGGATTTCTTCGCCCCGGGTCTGCACGCAGGCATAGACGAGACACGGGTCGCGAGCAGCGATCCCGAGCGTGGCGGCGAACTGCTGGCGGCGGGCCGCGTGTATCACGCAGTCACCCCCGCCACGCGCGACACGACCTATTACTTCTTCGCGAACGGAGCGCGATCCGAAGAGGAGCTGGACCGCAAGTTCGAGCTGCTGAAAGAACCCATTGCGGAGGACATTCACGCGTCGGAAGAGATCGAGCGGATCCTGTCCCGGATGGAAGGCCCCCCGCGCGAACTGCTGCTGAAGGCCGATGCGCAGGCGGTGCAGGGCCGCCGGCTGCTGCAGGAGATGATGGATCGCGAGCAGACGGCCGGCACCGCCGCTGGCGGGGCGGCGCCGGAGCCTGCGCGAACCGGCTGA
- a CDS encoding LysR family transcriptional regulator yields MISQLRELDMHLLLVFQSLSQTGSVTHTAEKMRLSQGAISHSLKKLRELFGDPLFVRSPSGLVPTTKAEQMAAQVDEIVGLSQSLLTGLAGFDPPSAERTITIAMSDVGAVATLPTLLRRMAQEAPHCRVMVEQIRQHRLAELVEAVEIDLLITGLQPRMGGLRQQKLYRHSYAVLASRENTLPASIELDQYCRQKHVSASTARTGSIVDDWLKRRGWQRQVVLTTPHVLTLPYLLDENPELVATVPSFLVDKLVAEGRYRRIDVGKDFLAMDIFQYWPDKFHHDTFSCWLREVVRSCFLHHSELHM; encoded by the coding sequence GTGATCAGTCAGCTTCGCGAACTCGACATGCATCTGCTGCTGGTGTTCCAGAGCCTCAGCCAGACCGGCAGCGTCACCCATACGGCCGAAAAAATGCGCCTGTCGCAGGGCGCGATCAGCCATTCGTTGAAGAAACTACGCGAATTGTTCGGCGATCCGCTGTTCGTGCGCTCTCCATCGGGGCTGGTGCCGACCACCAAGGCGGAACAGATGGCGGCGCAAGTGGACGAGATCGTCGGCCTGAGCCAGAGCCTGTTAACCGGGCTGGCCGGTTTCGATCCGCCGTCGGCCGAACGCACCATCACCATCGCGATGAGCGACGTGGGGGCGGTGGCCACGCTACCGACGCTGCTGCGGCGCATGGCGCAGGAGGCGCCCCATTGCCGCGTGATGGTGGAGCAGATCCGCCAGCACCGGCTGGCCGAGCTCGTCGAAGCGGTGGAGATCGACCTCCTTATCACCGGTCTGCAACCCCGCATGGGTGGGCTGCGCCAGCAGAAACTCTATCGCCACAGCTACGCCGTGCTGGCCAGCCGCGAGAACACGCTGCCCGCCTCGATCGAGCTCGACCAATATTGCCGGCAGAAGCATGTTTCAGCCTCCACAGCGCGCACCGGCTCGATCGTTGATGACTGGCTGAAGCGGCGCGGCTGGCAGCGTCAGGTCGTGCTGACCACCCCGCATGTGCTGACCTTGCCCTATCTGCTGGACGAGAATCCCGAGCTTGTCGCCACGGTGCCCAGCTTCCTGGTGGACAAGCTGGTGGCCGAAGGCCGCTATCGCCGCATCGACGTCGGCAAGGATTTCCTGGCGATGGACATCTTCCAATACTGGCCGGACAAGTTCCACCACGACACATTCAGCTGCTGGTTGCGCGAGGTCGTGCGCAGCTGCTTCCTGCATCATTCCGAATTGCACATGTGA
- a CDS encoding response regulator: MKTFLVLEDEPFISMDLKFAFEDAGHNAVCAVDNDEALACIEAHDIAGAVLDVSLGGGRTCEQTATRLNELSIPFVLHTGDLDRAGEHLRGLDAPVLAKPRPAEDVVSHLVRLTRQLS, from the coding sequence ATGAAAACCTTTCTCGTGCTCGAAGACGAGCCCTTCATTTCGATGGACCTCAAATTCGCGTTCGAGGATGCGGGGCACAACGCCGTCTGCGCAGTCGACAATGACGAAGCTCTCGCCTGCATAGAAGCGCATGACATTGCGGGCGCCGTGCTGGATGTGAGCCTGGGCGGCGGGCGAACCTGCGAACAGACGGCGACGCGGCTGAACGAACTGTCCATCCCCTTCGTGCTGCACACGGGAGATCTGGATCGGGCGGGCGAGCATCTGCGCGGGCTCGACGCGCCGGTGCTGGCAAAGCCGCGCCCGGCCGAGGACGTCGTCTCGCATCTCGTCAGGCTGACCCGTCAGCTGAGCTGA
- a CDS encoding PAS domain-containing protein, whose protein sequence is MADGNENRGRLRSSHQAHRPISGDASSGPFDGATGLLFEQAMAQTRMAVCLTDPNQKDDPIVFCNEAFQQLTGYRADEIVGRNCRFLQGPGTDQAQVGKIREAISAEEVAVVELLNYRKDGTSFWNTLHLGPIYDEEGRLKYFFGSQWDVTDIHQSRAEERHAKAMAREISHRLKNVFAVIGGIVTITGRSMDARAVAAKINERVQALGRSYEPTLDEAVLGTIHVGQAIRSVLSPYDPEENRILLNGNGVRTEPNAISAIGLTLHELATNATKYGALSQEGGMVEVSWQHTRDKLGRSALQIEWKEKGGPAIDGPPQSEGTGFNIAETLLAHSRGVLEKEWERDGLRAQVTIPIANG, encoded by the coding sequence ATGGCAGATGGAAACGAGAACAGGGGGCGATTGCGATCGTCCCACCAGGCGCACCGCCCGATTTCGGGGGATGCCTCGTCGGGTCCGTTCGACGGCGCGACCGGCTTGCTGTTCGAACAGGCCATGGCGCAGACGCGGATGGCGGTGTGTCTCACCGATCCCAACCAGAAGGACGATCCGATCGTCTTCTGCAACGAGGCATTTCAGCAGCTGACAGGATACCGGGCGGACGAGATCGTCGGCCGCAATTGCCGCTTCCTGCAGGGGCCGGGCACCGATCAGGCGCAGGTCGGCAAGATCCGCGAAGCGATCAGCGCGGAAGAGGTCGCCGTGGTGGAGCTGCTGAACTACCGCAAGGACGGGACCAGCTTCTGGAACACGCTGCACCTCGGCCCGATCTATGATGAAGAGGGCCGCCTGAAATATTTCTTCGGCAGCCAGTGGGATGTCACCGACATCCACCAGTCCCGCGCGGAAGAACGGCACGCCAAGGCCATGGCGCGGGAGATTTCGCACCGCCTGAAGAATGTGTTCGCGGTGATCGGCGGCATCGTGACGATAACGGGCCGCTCGATGGATGCGCGCGCGGTGGCCGCCAAGATCAACGAACGGGTTCAGGCGCTCGGCCGCTCCTACGAACCGACGCTGGACGAGGCGGTGCTGGGCACGATCCATGTGGGCCAGGCAATCCGCTCCGTGCTGTCGCCCTACGACCCGGAAGAAAACCGCATCCTCCTGAACGGAAATGGCGTGCGCACGGAACCGAATGCCATTTCCGCGATTGGCCTCACGCTGCATGAACTTGCCACTAACGCCACGAAATATGGCGCGCTTTCGCAGGAAGGCGGCATGGTGGAGGTCTCCTGGCAGCATACAAGAGACAAGCTCGGCCGGTCGGCCTTGCAGATCGAGTGGAAGGAAAAGGGCGGCCCCGCTATCGACGGTCCGCCCCAATCAGAAGGCACGGGCTTCAATATCGCAGAGACGCTTCTGGCCCACTCACGGGGCGTCCTGGAAAAGGAATGGGAACGAGACGGCCTGAGAGCGCAGGTGACGATCCCCATCGCAAACGGATAG